One genomic region from Nocardioides plantarum encodes:
- a CDS encoding YegS/Rv2252/BmrU family lipid kinase, giving the protein MLDRPRTTRLAWALGCLLLFALIATAVQQGWGWLDDVDHRGRTARTWAIDDRGLRGVLQVVEDLFAVVGMTVYSCLLVAGLWVKNHRRAAVYVAGVMLVTSGLTTLAKLLFARSRPEWQDLEEVLNSKSFPSGHASSSAALAGVVIVIAFMLVRRSAIRRLLSALAALMAVVVALDRVLLGRHYPSDVVAGALLGVAVVLLGLVVYSPLPRSHALKSEPLPQALPSAKRLAVVLNPIKVEDVEVFQGIVTAMARGAGWQDPTWHLTTPEDSGTGQAEEASVAGADLVIVCGGDGTVREVAAELAGTGIPVGIVPAGTGNLLARNLDIPLYIRAAIDIALTGQDRAIDMVAVRGDKPADPHGEPLDADTDGTAEQFESHFMVMAGMGFDAAIMEGVNEDIKKKVGWLAYVLSALKSLMFPVTKVEISIDGGEFTKHRARTVLVGNVGYLQAGMPLLPDASIDDGQLDVVVLYPQRFLSWIPLAVRVLAKRTRTDDTINRMTGRTVSIRAGVDIPRQLDGDSIGPGRELHMECIHGRLLVRVPR; this is encoded by the coding sequence TTGCTCGACCGACCGCGCACCACCCGGCTCGCCTGGGCCCTGGGGTGCCTGCTGCTCTTCGCCCTGATCGCCACGGCGGTCCAGCAGGGCTGGGGCTGGCTCGACGACGTCGACCACCGCGGCCGGACGGCCCGCACCTGGGCGATCGACGACCGCGGCCTGCGCGGCGTGCTCCAGGTCGTCGAGGACCTCTTCGCCGTGGTCGGCATGACCGTCTACTCCTGCCTCCTGGTCGCGGGCCTGTGGGTCAAGAACCACCGGCGCGCGGCGGTCTACGTCGCCGGGGTGATGCTCGTGACCTCCGGGCTCACCACCCTCGCCAAGCTGCTCTTCGCCCGCTCGCGGCCCGAGTGGCAGGACCTCGAGGAGGTCCTCAACAGCAAGTCGTTCCCGTCCGGGCACGCCTCGTCGTCGGCAGCCCTCGCCGGGGTCGTGATCGTGATCGCCTTCATGCTCGTACGCCGCAGCGCGATTCGCCGGCTGCTGTCGGCCCTCGCGGCACTGATGGCCGTCGTCGTCGCCCTCGACCGGGTGCTGCTGGGTCGCCACTACCCCTCCGACGTGGTGGCCGGGGCGCTGCTGGGCGTCGCGGTCGTGCTGCTGGGCCTGGTGGTCTACAGCCCGCTGCCGCGCAGCCACGCCCTCAAGAGCGAGCCGCTGCCCCAGGCGCTGCCGTCGGCCAAGCGGCTCGCCGTCGTGCTCAACCCGATCAAGGTCGAGGACGTCGAGGTCTTCCAGGGCATCGTCACCGCGATGGCCCGCGGCGCCGGCTGGCAGGACCCCACCTGGCACCTCACCACCCCCGAGGACTCCGGCACCGGCCAGGCCGAGGAGGCCTCGGTGGCCGGCGCCGACCTGGTGATCGTCTGCGGCGGCGACGGCACGGTCCGCGAGGTCGCCGCCGAGCTCGCCGGCACCGGCATCCCGGTCGGCATCGTGCCCGCCGGCACCGGCAACCTGCTGGCCCGCAACCTCGACATCCCGCTCTACATCCGCGCCGCCATCGACATCGCGCTCACCGGGCAGGACCGCGCGATCGACATGGTCGCCGTACGCGGGGACAAGCCGGCCGACCCGCACGGCGAGCCGCTCGACGCCGACACCGACGGGACCGCCGAGCAGTTCGAGAGCCACTTCATGGTGATGGCCGGCATGGGCTTCGACGCCGCGATCATGGAGGGCGTCAACGAGGACATCAAGAAGAAGGTCGGCTGGCTCGCCTACGTGCTGTCCGCCCTGAAGTCGCTGATGTTCCCGGTGACCAAGGTCGAGATCTCCATCGACGGCGGCGAGTTCACCAAGCACCGCGCCCGCACCGTCCTGGTCGGCAACGTCGGCTACCTGCAGGCCGGGATGCCGCTGCTCCCCGACGCCTCGATCGACGACGGCCAGCTCGACGTCGTCGTCCTCTACCCCCAGCGCTTCCTGTCCTGGATCCCGCTCGCCGTGCGCGTGCTCGCCAAGCGCACCCGCACCGACGACACCATCAACCGAATGACCGGCCGCACCGTCTCGATCCGGGCTGGCGTCGACATCCCCCGCCAGCTCGACGGCGACTCCATCGGCCCCGGGCGTGAGCTGCACATGGAGTGCATCCACGGGCGGCTGCTCGTGCGGGTCCCGCGATGA
- a CDS encoding class I SAM-dependent methyltransferase — MGEFKEFFGVAAPFVGGALLFAFIGLAIWAVLNGREVSVWPPRIGAKPVDPVSGGLGVAAEPPDTLNRQFAAAQLDIGTDQPVVAQAKPSLFDKEFAASEAKSFYDHIAGNYDLRNSSDLLKTHQAVVTQIRSHLKRKTNFKVLDLGGGTGKQIATQFFHKSNMHWTYSDFSLSMSSAFQANLAGTKLGKNNRLIFGDIAEVPLQVRDEEFDIILFSLVLSSMPASPDFRPFAGLLKPGGRLIVADINPVYTALNPYYAVLVDGEKFALRTNPVNPLSIAQHAADLGLSQLELCGIGDGEQSYSFLAVFERPVA; from the coding sequence GTGGGTGAGTTCAAGGAGTTCTTCGGCGTTGCGGCACCTTTCGTTGGGGGCGCACTGTTATTCGCATTCATCGGCCTCGCCATTTGGGCTGTCCTGAACGGTCGCGAAGTTAGCGTGTGGCCGCCGAGGATTGGTGCCAAGCCAGTGGATCCTGTATCCGGCGGACTTGGAGTTGCGGCTGAACCGCCCGATACCCTAAACCGTCAATTTGCTGCCGCTCAACTCGATATCGGCACTGATCAACCTGTGGTTGCGCAAGCGAAGCCGTCGCTATTCGACAAGGAGTTCGCGGCGTCGGAAGCCAAGAGTTTCTACGACCATATTGCGGGAAATTATGATCTCCGCAACTCGTCGGACCTGCTGAAGACGCACCAAGCGGTGGTGACGCAGATTCGGTCGCACCTGAAGCGCAAGACCAATTTCAAGGTCCTCGACTTGGGCGGAGGAACCGGAAAGCAGATTGCTACCCAGTTCTTCCACAAGTCCAATATGCACTGGACATATTCGGACTTCAGCCTCTCGATGAGCTCCGCTTTTCAGGCCAACCTCGCAGGAACGAAGTTGGGCAAGAACAACCGGCTAATCTTCGGTGACATTGCGGAAGTTCCATTACAGGTCCGGGATGAAGAATTCGACATCATTCTATTCTCCCTCGTGCTGTCTTCGATGCCAGCATCGCCAGATTTCCGACCCTTCGCGGGGTTGCTAAAACCAGGAGGCCGACTAATTGTCGCAGACATCAACCCAGTCTATACAGCACTAAATCCTTATTATGCCGTTTTGGTCGATGGTGAAAAGTTCGCGCTGCGTACGAATCCTGTCAACCCATTAAGCATCGCGCAACACGCTGCTGATCTGGGTCTCTCACAGCTTGAGTTGTGCGGAATTGGCGATGGCGAGCAGTCATACTCGTTCCTGGCAGTCTTCGAGAGGCCTGTGGCGTGA
- a CDS encoding bacterial proteasome activator family protein has protein sequence MSEQQPDPQPEATSEQDQHVVIIGPDGKAIGAVPASALSGGDDDAEDDGERNLTDLVEQPAKVMRIGSMIRQLLEEVKAAPLDEASRARLKEIHASSIKELEQGLAPELVEELQRLSLPFAEGTVPSEGELRIAQAQLVGWLEGLFHGIQTAIYAQQMAARAQFEQIRRALPPGMGLPGQPEQGAPGQPGAAPQPGDSPSSGGMYL, from the coding sequence ATGAGCGAGCAGCAGCCCGACCCCCAGCCCGAGGCGACGTCCGAGCAGGACCAGCACGTCGTCATCATCGGCCCCGACGGCAAGGCGATCGGCGCCGTACCGGCCTCGGCGCTGAGCGGGGGCGACGACGACGCCGAGGACGACGGCGAGCGCAACCTCACCGACCTGGTCGAGCAGCCGGCCAAGGTGATGCGGATCGGCAGCATGATCCGCCAGCTGCTCGAGGAGGTGAAGGCCGCGCCGCTCGACGAGGCCAGCCGGGCCCGCCTGAAGGAGATCCACGCGTCCTCCATCAAGGAGCTCGAGCAGGGTCTGGCTCCCGAGCTGGTCGAGGAGCTGCAGCGGCTGTCGCTGCCGTTCGCCGAGGGCACGGTGCCCTCCGAGGGCGAGCTGCGCATCGCACAGGCCCAGCTGGTCGGGTGGCTCGAGGGCCTCTTCCACGGCATCCAGACCGCGATCTACGCCCAGCAGATGGCGGCGCGGGCGCAGTTCGAGCAGATCCGGCGGGCGCTGCCGCCCGGCATGGGACTGCCCGGCCAGCCGGAGCAGGGTGCGCCGGGTCAGCCCGGCGCGGCTCCGCAGCCCGGCGACAGCCCCTCCAGCGGGGGCATGTACCTCTGA
- the mobA gene encoding molybdenum cofactor guanylyltransferase has translation MDDVHLESYAAIVLAGGQAIRLGGFDKASVELDGRSLLAHALEAVIDAAEVVVVGEQVPTDRPVTFVVESPRFGGPVAGLLTGVDALLRRTTSVAVLAVDMPWVGPGTLRRLHEAAAGRDGAVLVDPDGRRQLAFVVERARLDAVRPDHEGQHNHALHRLLARLDLAEVPATGREHRDIDTWADLRDAGDRVAE, from the coding sequence GTGGATGACGTGCACCTGGAGTCGTACGCCGCGATCGTGCTGGCCGGCGGCCAGGCGATCCGCCTCGGCGGGTTCGACAAGGCGTCGGTCGAGCTCGACGGACGCTCGCTGCTGGCGCACGCGCTCGAGGCCGTGATCGACGCCGCCGAGGTGGTCGTGGTGGGCGAGCAGGTCCCGACCGACCGGCCCGTGACGTTCGTCGTCGAGAGCCCCCGCTTCGGCGGCCCGGTCGCGGGCCTGCTGACCGGCGTCGACGCGTTGCTGCGGCGTACGACGTCGGTGGCGGTCCTGGCCGTCGACATGCCGTGGGTGGGTCCGGGCACGCTGCGCCGGCTGCACGAGGCCGCCGCCGGGCGCGACGGGGCGGTGCTCGTCGACCCCGACGGCCGACGCCAGCTCGCGTTCGTCGTCGAGCGTGCGCGGCTGGACGCCGTACGGCCCGACCACGAGGGTCAGCACAACCACGCGCTCCACCGGCTCCTCGCGCGCCTCGACCTGGCCGAGGTGCCGGCGACCGGCCGCGAGCACCGCGACATCGACACGTGGGCCGACCTGCGCGACGCCGGCGACCGGGTTGCGGAGTGA
- a CDS encoding potassium channel family protein: MTERSADRVAAWERRSEIPLLLLAVAFLVAYAWPVLDPTLDAGVEDSLRAVSWTVWVAFVLDVAIRLVLADHRVRYARQHWWDIALVALPMLRPLRLLRLLAFARLLHRSARVNLVGRVGIYVSGTAVAAVGLGAIAVLDAEREAPDATITTFGDAVWWAVTTVSTVGYGDLYPVTTTGRLVATVLMIVGIAVVGTVTATVAAWLIAEVADQPAEPPPTR; the protein is encoded by the coding sequence GTGACCGAGCGGTCTGCGGACCGGGTCGCCGCCTGGGAGCGTCGCTCCGAGATCCCGCTCCTGCTGCTCGCGGTCGCCTTCCTGGTCGCCTACGCCTGGCCGGTGCTCGACCCGACGCTGGACGCCGGCGTCGAGGACTCGTTGCGGGCGGTCTCGTGGACCGTCTGGGTCGCCTTCGTGCTCGACGTCGCGATCCGGCTCGTGCTGGCCGACCACCGTGTCCGGTACGCCCGGCAGCACTGGTGGGACATCGCCCTGGTCGCGCTGCCCATGCTCCGTCCCCTCCGCCTGCTCCGGCTGCTGGCGTTCGCCCGCCTCCTCCACCGCTCCGCACGGGTCAACCTCGTGGGCCGCGTGGGCATCTACGTCTCCGGTACGGCGGTCGCCGCGGTCGGGCTCGGGGCGATCGCCGTCCTCGATGCCGAACGGGAGGCACCCGACGCCACCATCACCACGTTCGGCGACGCCGTGTGGTGGGCGGTCACGACCGTCAGCACGGTGGGGTACGGCGACCTCTACCCCGTGACGACCACCGGGCGACTCGTGGCCACCGTCCTGATGATCGTGGGCATCGCCGTCGTCGGCACCGTGACGGCCACGGTCGCCGCCTGGCTGATCGCCGAGGTGGCCGACCAGCCCGCCGAGCCGCCGCCGACCCGTTAG
- a CDS encoding HAD family hydrolase gives MLVATDLDGTLLRSDGTVSGATRRVLGAVEEAGVPVVFVTGRPLRWMTQLWPMVGAHGVAVAGNGAVVYDVAAGAVRHLHGIERTAGLAVADAIRAAVPGVLFAFEDLEGIAVESTQFKDDLTDRVGPFAELWSDSVTKLLVRHPGIGAAELPGAIAAAVGDAATVTWSMPGLVEISATGVTKAAALAEVAADLGVPAAEVIAFGDMPNDLPMLAWAGTSYAVANAHPSVLGAADHVVAANDADGVSRTLARLVPITPDLL, from the coding sequence ATGCTCGTCGCGACCGACCTCGACGGCACCCTGCTGCGCTCCGACGGCACGGTGTCCGGCGCGACCCGGCGGGTGCTGGGCGCCGTCGAGGAGGCCGGGGTGCCGGTCGTGTTCGTCACCGGGCGCCCGCTGCGGTGGATGACCCAGCTCTGGCCGATGGTCGGCGCCCACGGCGTGGCCGTCGCCGGCAACGGCGCGGTCGTCTACGACGTCGCGGCCGGCGCCGTACGCCACCTGCACGGCATCGAGCGCACGGCCGGTCTCGCCGTGGCCGATGCGATCCGTGCCGCTGTCCCCGGCGTCCTGTTCGCGTTCGAGGACCTCGAGGGCATCGCCGTCGAGTCCACCCAGTTCAAGGACGACCTCACCGACCGGGTCGGGCCGTTCGCGGAGCTGTGGTCTGACAGCGTCACCAAGCTCCTCGTGCGCCACCCCGGCATCGGCGCGGCCGAGCTGCCCGGGGCGATCGCCGCGGCGGTCGGCGACGCCGCGACGGTGACCTGGTCGATGCCCGGCCTGGTCGAGATCAGCGCCACCGGCGTGACCAAGGCGGCCGCCCTCGCCGAGGTGGCCGCCGACCTCGGCGTGCCCGCGGCCGAGGTGATCGCGTTCGGCGACATGCCCAACGACCTGCCCATGCTGGCGTGGGCCGGCACGTCGTACGCCGTCGCCAACGCCCACCCCTCGGTGCTCGGCGCCGCCGACCACGTGGTGGCCGCCAACGACGCCGACGGCGTCTCGCGCACGCTGGCCCGACTGGTCCCGATCACCCCCGATCTGTTGTGA
- a CDS encoding GNAT family N-acetyltransferase codes for MTEPATPTPEPPELPERLATDRLRLILVTLADAADMRDGRHQDRWHPDYPRQDDRDAASMIHEPSTWGPRHLVHDGLAVGSLGFFGPPDEGEVEVGYGLVEQVRGRGLATEALRCVLNQTDRLGVRVRARTEPTNRASVRVLAKAGFTELRGSDDEGLLVMARPLPAVAV; via the coding sequence GTGACCGAGCCGGCGACGCCCACACCCGAGCCGCCCGAGCTGCCCGAGCGACTCGCCACCGACCGGCTCCGGCTGATCCTGGTCACCCTCGCCGACGCCGCCGACATGCGCGACGGCCGCCACCAGGACCGCTGGCACCCCGACTACCCGCGCCAGGACGACCGCGACGCCGCGTCGATGATCCACGAGCCCAGCACCTGGGGCCCGCGCCACCTCGTCCACGACGGGCTCGCCGTCGGGTCGCTCGGGTTCTTCGGCCCGCCCGACGAGGGGGAGGTCGAGGTCGGCTACGGCCTCGTCGAGCAGGTCCGCGGCCGCGGGCTCGCCACCGAGGCCCTGCGCTGCGTGCTGAACCAGACCGACCGGCTGGGCGTCCGCGTCCGCGCGCGCACCGAGCCGACCAACCGGGCCAGCGTGCGGGTGCTGGCCAAGGCCGGGTTCACCGAGCTGCGCGGCAGCGACGACGAGGGGTTGCTGGTGATGGCCCGACCGCTGCCCGCGGTGGCGGTCTGA
- a CDS encoding NAD(P)H-quinone oxidoreductase — MRAVVADGAGGPEVLSVQEVPDIEPGPGEVAIEVAATAVNRADTLQRQGFYPPPPGASETIGLECSGTISALGDGVEGWAVGDEVCALLAGGGYASRVVVPAGQVLPVPAGVDLVHAAALPEVACTVWSNVFMVAGLKPEESFLVHGGAGGIGTFAIQLAHALGSQVLTTGGTADKLAFCAGLGADVTINYHDDDFVEVAKSATDGAGVDVILDNMGASYLGRNVSALATEGRLVVIGMQGGSKGELDLGKLLTKRAAVIATSLRGRPVEGKAAIVASVLEHVWPLVADGSIRPIVEQTLPLEEVRRAHELMDAGSHTGKIVLTL; from the coding sequence GTGAGGGCCGTCGTCGCCGACGGCGCCGGCGGACCCGAGGTCCTGTCGGTCCAGGAGGTGCCCGACATCGAGCCCGGGCCCGGCGAGGTCGCGATCGAGGTCGCGGCGACCGCGGTCAACCGCGCCGACACCCTGCAGCGCCAGGGCTTCTATCCCCCGCCGCCCGGCGCCAGCGAGACCATCGGCCTGGAGTGCAGCGGGACAATCTCGGCGCTCGGCGACGGCGTCGAGGGCTGGGCCGTGGGCGACGAGGTGTGCGCGCTGCTCGCCGGCGGGGGCTACGCCTCGCGGGTCGTCGTACCCGCCGGGCAGGTGCTGCCGGTGCCGGCCGGGGTCGACCTGGTGCACGCCGCGGCGCTGCCCGAGGTGGCCTGCACGGTGTGGTCCAACGTGTTCATGGTCGCGGGCCTGAAGCCCGAGGAGTCGTTCCTGGTGCACGGCGGCGCCGGTGGCATCGGCACGTTCGCCATCCAGCTCGCGCACGCGCTCGGCTCGCAGGTGCTGACCACCGGCGGCACCGCCGACAAGCTCGCGTTCTGCGCCGGGCTCGGCGCCGACGTCACCATCAACTACCACGACGACGACTTCGTCGAGGTCGCCAAGTCCGCCACCGACGGCGCCGGGGTCGACGTCATCCTCGACAACATGGGCGCCTCCTACCTCGGGCGCAACGTGTCGGCCCTGGCCACCGAGGGGCGGCTCGTCGTCATCGGCATGCAGGGCGGCAGCAAGGGCGAGCTCGACCTCGGCAAGCTGCTCACCAAGCGGGCAGCCGTCATCGCCACCTCCCTGCGCGGCCGCCCCGTCGAGGGCAAGGCCGCGATCGTCGCCTCGGTGCTCGAGCACGTGTGGCCGCTGGTCGCCGACGGGTCGATCCGCCCGATCGTCGAGCAGACGCTGCCGCTCGAGGAGGTCCGCCGGGCACACGAGCTGATGGACGCCGGCTCGCACACCGGCAAGATCGTGCTGACGCTCTGA
- a CDS encoding DUF6457 domain-containing protein, producing the protein MNLHDWIDELCDVLDLETEVDEGLLNDLSELAHDKVDVHAGPVIAYLLGYAAGGRGAGPVTIEKLAARAQALAESWDRPADAPDPDDVDDVVPADLPADLVIDVDSVLVEDDEDDDEDDAPAPSAVTR; encoded by the coding sequence GTGAACCTCCACGACTGGATCGACGAGCTGTGTGACGTGCTCGACCTCGAGACCGAGGTCGACGAGGGGCTGCTGAACGACCTGTCCGAGCTGGCCCACGACAAGGTCGACGTCCACGCCGGACCGGTGATCGCCTACCTGCTGGGCTACGCCGCCGGCGGCCGCGGGGCTGGCCCGGTGACGATCGAGAAGCTGGCCGCCAGGGCCCAGGCGCTGGCCGAGAGCTGGGACCGGCCCGCCGACGCGCCCGACCCCGACGACGTCGACGACGTCGTCCCCGCCGACCTGCCCGCCGACCTCGTGATCGACGTCGACTCGGTCCTCGTGGAGGACGACGAGGACGACGACGAGGACGACGCCCCGGCGCCGAGCGCGGTGACCAGGTGA
- the serS gene encoding serine--tRNA ligase, with protein sequence MIDARLLRDDPDRVRAAQAKRGLSGDVVDVALAADAARRTAIATFEAKRGEQKSLGALIPKASGEEKQALLAQTKTLSAEVKEADAARAAAEQAWDDAIRSIPNPAADEAPAGGEDDFVVLETRGTKPEFDFEPRDHVELGQMLGAIDLERGAKVSGSRFYFFTGIGARLHRALMNLALDTAAANGFTEVVAPALVKSHAMEGTGFLGEHADEVYRIEGQDLYLVGTSEVPMAAFHSDEILDAAALPLRYAAFSSCFRKEAGSHGKDTRGIFRVHWFDKVEMFVYTTVEESYAEHQRLLEWEKEFMDLLELHYRVIDVAAGDLGTSAQRKFDCEAWISSQGRFRELTSTSNCTDFQSRRLDIRTRAGEQGSSTVPVATLNGTLCSTNRPMIALLETHQQADGSVRVPKALQPYLGGLEVLKPLTQ encoded by the coding sequence ATGATCGACGCCCGACTCCTGCGTGACGACCCCGACCGCGTGCGTGCCGCCCAGGCCAAGCGCGGCCTGTCCGGCGACGTGGTCGACGTGGCCCTCGCCGCCGACGCCGCACGCCGTACGGCGATCGCGACCTTCGAGGCCAAGCGCGGCGAGCAGAAGTCGCTCGGCGCCCTCATCCCGAAGGCCTCCGGCGAGGAGAAGCAGGCGCTGCTCGCCCAGACCAAGACCCTCTCGGCCGAGGTCAAGGAGGCCGACGCCGCGCGCGCGGCCGCCGAGCAGGCCTGGGACGACGCCATCCGCTCCATCCCCAACCCGGCGGCCGACGAGGCCCCGGCGGGCGGCGAGGACGACTTCGTCGTGCTCGAGACCCGCGGCACCAAGCCCGAGTTCGACTTCGAGCCGCGCGACCACGTCGAGCTGGGCCAGATGCTCGGCGCGATCGACCTCGAGCGGGGCGCCAAGGTGTCCGGCTCGCGCTTCTACTTCTTCACCGGCATCGGTGCCCGCCTGCACCGTGCGCTGATGAACCTCGCGCTCGACACCGCCGCCGCCAACGGCTTCACCGAGGTCGTCGCTCCGGCGCTGGTCAAGTCGCACGCCATGGAGGGCACTGGCTTCCTCGGCGAGCACGCCGACGAGGTCTACCGGATCGAGGGCCAGGACCTCTACCTCGTCGGCACCTCCGAGGTGCCGATGGCGGCCTTCCACTCCGACGAGATCCTCGACGCCGCGGCGCTGCCGCTGCGCTACGCCGCCTTCAGCTCCTGCTTCCGCAAGGAGGCCGGCTCCCACGGCAAGGACACCCGCGGCATCTTCCGGGTGCACTGGTTCGACAAGGTCGAGATGTTCGTCTACACCACCGTCGAGGAGTCCTACGCCGAGCACCAGCGGCTCCTGGAGTGGGAGAAGGAGTTCATGGACCTCCTCGAGCTCCACTACCGCGTCATCGACGTGGCCGCCGGCGACCTCGGTACGTCGGCCCAGCGCAAGTTCGACTGCGAGGCCTGGATCTCCTCGCAGGGCCGGTTCCGCGAGCTGACGTCGACCTCCAACTGCACCGACTTCCAGAGCCGGCGCCTCGACATCCGCACCCGGGCCGGCGAGCAGGGCAGCAGCACCGTCCCGGTCGCGACCCTCAACGGCACCCTGTGCTCGACCAACCGCCCGATGATCGCGCTGCTCGAGACCCACCAGCAGGCCGACGGGTCGGTCAGGGTGCCGAAGGCGCTGCAGCCCTACCTGGGCGGCCTCGAGGTCCTGAAGCCGTTGACTCAGTAG
- a CDS encoding HAD family hydrolase has product MKTFPRLLALDIDGTLLAWIKGSGTTHGTVTPRVHAAIQRAHAAGAHIVLSSGRSPHGMTGTADLLGVVAPGSEPLWVVASNGAVVFRYLPGAEIDVVVEETFDAAPAVRAILEARPTARVAIEERGLGYRVSTPFPEGELSGEMVLTEIEDLVRLPVSRVIIRDPEATADDFVALAAGLGLHGTDYVVGWTAWLDLTPVGVSKASGLQHVVDELGLTAADVLAIGDGRNDIEMLRWAGRGVAMGQAIEPVREAADHVTDTVYDDGAAVEIERWFG; this is encoded by the coding sequence ATGAAGACGTTTCCTCGGCTACTCGCCCTCGACATCGACGGCACCCTGCTTGCATGGATCAAGGGATCCGGCACCACGCACGGCACGGTCACTCCGCGCGTGCACGCGGCCATCCAACGTGCTCACGCCGCAGGCGCTCACATTGTGTTGTCCTCGGGTCGTTCGCCACATGGCATGACCGGTACCGCCGATCTGCTGGGGGTGGTCGCGCCCGGCTCCGAGCCGCTCTGGGTGGTGGCCAGCAACGGCGCGGTCGTCTTCCGCTACCTGCCGGGCGCCGAGATCGACGTCGTCGTCGAGGAGACCTTCGACGCCGCCCCGGCCGTGCGCGCGATCCTCGAGGCGCGCCCGACCGCCCGGGTCGCGATCGAGGAGCGGGGCCTCGGCTACCGCGTGTCGACGCCGTTCCCCGAGGGCGAGCTCTCGGGCGAGATGGTGCTGACCGAGATCGAGGACCTGGTGCGGCTCCCGGTCAGCCGGGTCATCATCCGTGACCCCGAGGCGACCGCCGACGACTTCGTGGCCCTCGCGGCCGGCCTCGGTCTGCACGGCACCGACTACGTCGTCGGCTGGACCGCCTGGCTCGACCTCACCCCCGTCGGCGTCTCCAAGGCCTCCGGCCTGCAGCACGTCGTCGACGAGCTCGGCCTCACCGCCGCCGACGTGCTCGCGATCGGCGACGGCCGCAACGACATCGAGATGCTCCGCTGGGCCGGACGCGGGGTCGCGATGGGCCAGGCCATCGAGCCGGTCCGCGAGGCCGCCGACCACGTCACCGACACCGTGTACGACGACGGTGCGGCGGTCGAGATCGAGCGTTGGTTCGGGTGA
- a CDS encoding SigE family RNA polymerase sigma factor, whose product MTTTTDLSGITSRPGRRGLTADDLAELYAAHRLSLVRLALLLVDDRASAEDVVQDAFASLAGRLHQVREPHAALGYLRTSVVNGSRSALRRRRTARGYVPPAEAEPPGPDDRAVLAEEHREVLAGLDRLAPRQREVLVLRYWSGLSEAEIAEACGISRGSVKSTASRALDALELILKGEGR is encoded by the coding sequence ATGACCACCACCACGGATCTCTCGGGGATCACCAGCAGGCCCGGACGGCGGGGCCTCACGGCCGACGACCTGGCCGAGCTGTACGCCGCGCACCGGCTCTCGCTCGTGCGCCTCGCCCTCCTGCTCGTCGACGACCGGGCCTCGGCCGAGGACGTCGTGCAGGACGCGTTCGCCTCCCTCGCGGGACGGCTCCACCAGGTCCGCGAACCCCACGCCGCGCTGGGCTACCTGCGCACGTCGGTGGTCAACGGCTCCCGCTCGGCGCTGCGGCGTCGTCGTACGGCGCGGGGCTACGTGCCGCCCGCCGAGGCCGAGCCACCGGGGCCCGACGACCGCGCGGTGCTGGCCGAGGAGCACCGCGAGGTCCTCGCCGGCCTCGACCGGCTCGCCCCGCGCCAGCGCGAGGTGCTCGTCCTGCGCTACTGGTCCGGCCTCTCCGAGGCCGAGATCGCCGAGGCCTGCGGGATCTCCCGCGGCTCGGTCAAGTCCACCGCCTCGCGCGCGCTCGACGCGCTCGAGCTGATCCTGAAGGGAGAGGGCCGATGA
- a CDS encoding carbon-nitrogen hydrolase family protein codes for MEPDRADVMRVALVQEASGLEPDANRARLDALTPDDTDLVVWPEAFARDFGEAGSDVSAYAEPVTGPFATEAARVAEARRTTIVAGQFETSHDPARPFNTLVVRGAATAAAYRKVHLYDSFGYRESDRLVAGDPAPVVVTVGGWQVGLMTCYDLRFPEMARLLVDAGAEVVVVPAAWVAGERKVDHWRTLLRARAIENTVFVVAAGQPAPRYSGHSMAVDPLGDVLAEAGEAPEVVRATLHREVLDEARRTNPSLRNRRL; via the coding sequence GTGGAGCCCGACAGAGCAGACGTGATGCGCGTCGCCCTGGTGCAGGAGGCCTCGGGGCTCGAGCCCGACGCCAACCGCGCCCGGCTGGACGCCCTGACCCCCGACGACACCGACCTCGTGGTGTGGCCCGAGGCGTTCGCCCGCGACTTCGGCGAGGCCGGCTCCGACGTCAGCGCCTACGCCGAGCCGGTGACGGGCCCCTTCGCCACCGAGGCCGCGCGGGTCGCCGAGGCCCGCCGTACGACGATCGTGGCCGGCCAGTTCGAGACCAGCCACGACCCGGCCCGCCCGTTCAACACCCTGGTCGTGCGGGGCGCGGCGACGGCGGCGGCCTACCGCAAGGTGCACCTCTACGACTCCTTCGGCTACCGCGAGTCCGACCGCCTGGTGGCGGGCGACCCGGCGCCGGTGGTGGTGACCGTCGGTGGCTGGCAGGTCGGGCTGATGACCTGCTACGACCTGCGGTTCCCCGAGATGGCGCGGCTGCTCGTCGACGCCGGCGCGGAGGTGGTCGTGGTCCCGGCCGCCTGGGTGGCGGGGGAGCGCAAGGTCGACCACTGGCGCACGCTGCTGCGCGCGCGGGCCATCGAGAACACCGTCTTCGTGGTCGCTGCCGGGCAGCCGGCGCCGCGCTACTCGGGGCACTCGATGGCGGTCGACCCGCTCGGCGACGTGCTGGCCGAGGCCGGCGAGGCCCCCGAGGTCGTCCGGGCGACGCTGCACCGCGAGGTGCTCGACGAGGCCCGTCGCACCAACCCGTCGTTGCGCAACCGACGTCTGTAA